The DNA window TTGTGCCGCGCCTCGCGGTAGACCAGCATGTAGCGGTCGCTGCCGATCAGATTGTCGAACAGCCAGGTTACGCCGTCCGAGTAATTGACGACATCATCCTGATTGCCAGCAACGACCAATGTGGGGACGTTGATCTTCGCCAGCGATTCCGCAGTCCACGCACGGTTGTCAGGCTGGCCGCCCCAAGGCGCGAAGGCCACCAGCGCGTCGATATCGGCGGCGTCTGCGGTCGCTGCAACAAGCTGCTCCTGTGCAGCTGTGGGCAAATTGGCCATCGGCTCATTGGTGAAGCTGTAGGGCGCACCAGCTGTCGCAATCGCGCCATATCCGCCCATCGAATATCCGATCAGGCCGATATGTTCAGGATCGATCAAAGCCGAAACAGGCTCGCCGCCCGATTGTGCCGCGCTAACGATCTGATCGAGAACCTGCCGCTGGTCGAGCGTGCGATCTACCAGTACATTGCCAAATGAGATGAGGAAGTCGGTAAGCCCTTCGGACTGCTGGTCTGCGTGATCGATAGATGCGACGACATAGCCGCGCGAGGCGATATGTTCGCCAAGATTGCTGAATTGTGTGTCCCATCCGCCAAAGCCATGCGACATCAGCACCAGCGGGAATTTCTCGCCTGTTAGGGGCTGTGCGCCGTCAAAGGCGATGCCTTGGCTAACCACTTTGACCGGTACCTGAGTGCGCGGTTCCATCGTATGCTCGTAACGCAATGCCTCTGCGCCGGAGGGTTGCTGCGCAGGATACCAGATGCGGACGGAGACTTTCCGTTCGACCTCATCGAGACTGCCGGTAAGCGCGCCCCAGCCGTCGATCCGGGTGCGGTCAGGCAGAGCATATTCGCGCAATTCTGTACCGACCGCGAATTCGCCCGTCCGGCCAAGCTCGGGGCTTTCCCCCGACTGGCCCGGATGTACAGTGGGCGTGACAACATAAGCGGTGGTGGCGGCTCCGGCCAAAAGCACTCCGGCCAGACCGACCGCGATGTAGCGTTTCTTCATAGGT is part of the Pontixanthobacter gangjinensis genome and encodes:
- a CDS encoding alpha/beta hydrolase family protein, which codes for MKKRYIAVGLAGVLLAGAATTAYVVTPTVHPGQSGESPELGRTGEFAVGTELREYALPDRTRIDGWGALTGSLDEVERKVSVRIWYPAQQPSGAEALRYEHTMEPRTQVPVKVVSQGIAFDGAQPLTGEKFPLVLMSHGFGGWDTQFSNLGEHIASRGYVVASIDHADQQSEGLTDFLISFGNVLVDRTLDQRQVLDQIVSAAQSGGEPVSALIDPEHIGLIGYSMGGYGAIATAGAPYSFTNEPMANLPTAAQEQLVAATADAADIDALVAFAPWGGQPDNRAWTAESLAKINVPTLVVAGNQDDVVNYSDGVTWLFDNLIGSDRYMLVYREARHNIVGNAFEMPEDSSFTASEFLMEPVWRGERLNAINQHFVTAFLDMTLKGDTSKADYLNVPAVDSNDSNWEVAFGEQLNGTLAGDGQPEHWRGFQRRWAIGLEMYAAKAGKAGKAAASGAKASK